The Dama dama isolate Ldn47 chromosome 29, ASM3311817v1, whole genome shotgun sequence DNA window tgtgtgatgtgagaACACAATAATTTAAAGATTCTTCATGCTTCTACAAGGGAAGATATGATGAAATATTGTGTGAGATACTTTTTAAAGATCATCtgcagaaatattttattaaagtttgCATTTTCAATATTTGGAATGTATGGTGAGTGGAAGACTCACTGTCCacttttagttcagtgattctcAAGTTCTTTCAAGGAGCCACCTGATCATTCTTTCCTTGCCTCCCTCAGGTAGTAAGGAAACACATTGTCTACACTTGTAGATGTTTTCCTCATTAGCCTATGCCTTTGGGAGTCAATCTGCGTGCTTCTTTCAAATAGTCTATGATGCTCTGAACTCCGAGTGACATCTCTGTCATCTTCCCCAAGCTGAAACTATGAAATAAGAGTTTAAATCAGAGTGTGTGCAAGCAAGATATTGGTTTTCCCCTTGCACACCCACCCAGAGCTCCATTAGGACAAatagtgaaaaaatgaaaaaatggtcTTGTGCACTGAACTTGTCTCCTTTTGTCTTAATCATCCAATTATTTCCAAACTTCCTTGCAATGAGACTCCAATGAGGATAAGTCCGGGCCGGGTAATGTGAGCAGAAGTGCTATTACCCCCGTGTAGTCCTGGCCCTTGGAAACATCTCATGTGATCCACTAATCTTTTCCCTTTGCCTTCAAGGAAAATAGACTCAAGTACTACAGATAAAATTGAAGTCACATGTTAATAatggaaaaattgaaaaacaagGGGACCCATTTCCCTGACTCACTTTCTGGAGAAGAGCAAACTAGAAGATTCACCTGATCAAGAAGGCCTGCATTGTGCTCttcaagaaggaaaggaaagtgtcCATTAGAATCAAATTCCTGACACTTTTCTGTTTACCTGTTACAGAGGTTAAACATTAGGTTAACTGACAAATACCTTTAATAACAACATACTCTCCTAAAAACTCCCATAAAAAAGTAAACTTCAGATGTTGAAGATAGTAAATACCCCCAAATACATAAAGATCTTTTACATTGTGttataaaattgtttatttaagaaaagagactttgtttttctattttttgtaaaACTacgatttttatttcagttatttttcagcTTGTAAGCAAACAGAAGTCCAGCTCACTTTGGAGAGTTGAGAAAACAACAATCTGATTGAGTAGAGAGTTGACAcaagtataattttcattttatctgttgACTTTTCTTGAGGATTCTTACATGAGGGAAAGGCACTTTTCAATTTCCACCCTGGCAACCTCCCAGGCACAGGGGCTGTATGCCTTTCCCTTCAAGTAGAGATGGATTCCTTGGAAATAATTCCGGACATCAATTGCCAAATCGGGACAATCCAGAGTCACTTCTCCCAGCTTTTCCAGGCTCTGACCCAGGCTGGAGAGTAGTTTGTCCAGGAGGGCGCTGTTCCAAGCACCCCAGCTGCTCTCCGTGGTGAAGAGGTTGAAGATCTGCTGGAGCATCAGTTGGTGATAACAGGTGCCTTGAGTCATCTGGATTGAGGTGATATTCTCTCTTCTCCAAGGAAACTTGAAGTCGTGTCTGTGCTCTAGGCATGACTGAGAGGGGATCGTTTTCATCTGTCTCAAATGTCTGGAGATTTCTTTGTTGTCAAGAGAACAAGCAGGGATGGAGCAGAGCATGACTCCTGCCACTAGCAGATAGATCTTGGCCATAGAGAGTTTCCGTGATTCACTGGAGGGCCACTAGGGGGCGCGCGGCACCACTAATCAATGAGCGAAAGGTTTCTCCGCCCAGTCCTGTCACAGCGCGGTTTTCTAGCAGTCCGCAAGAAGGCTCAGGATGTCTTTTTATCGGTTTTCTTAGACTCTTTGCGAGTTCTGAGACTTCGTTTCAGCGGGTTTGGCAGCCAGAGAGGAAACCGTCGCTGCTCAGAGACCAAGTTGGTGCGGCTTTAATAGTGCACGAAGAAACTTTCATTTCCGAGCCCTCGCCAGAGACATTTTCGTGTGGTGGCAAGCCCGGAACCTTGCGTTTTCTGCTTTCCCCTGAGTTTGGTGCTTTCTTTTCGCCCAGAAACTTGAGCGAGGCCATTTTTACAAAGGTCTTtcatggtgactcagacggtaaagaattcgcccgccatgagggagacctgggttcgatccctgggttgggaaggtcccctggagcaggaaatagcacccactccagtattcttgcctggagaatcccatggacagaggagcctggtgggctacaatccatggaggtctcaaaaagtcggacagaactgagcggcTTGGCATGTCTTTACAAAGAAAATACGTTTACCAAGGGGTTTGAGGCAGAGAATCAGAGCGAGCTGGGGCCTATTTTACAGATTCGGGCTCGTTTCTGACGCGATGAAAGGACAGCTCAGGGAATAGGGAACTTGGCCGCGGCGATGGGACGACTGGACGGTGTTGGGGACTTCCTGGGGGTGAATCGGAGCGCGGTCCCCACCCCGGCCGAGGACAGGGGAGCTGTGCGCCCCTGGAGATGCTCTGGGACTTTCAGGGTGTCTTTTAAGGTATCGGCCTTGAAGTGGGGGAGTAAGCATTAATTAACTGAGAAGTAGGAATATTAAAACACTCATAGCactgtatttttatatgtatgaatttattaatatttaaatacaattaaTATTGATCATATTTaacttgtttaaaatgtttatactttgaaatattttaatgaaaatatttaaatatttgctatatGGTATTAAAATGCATATGAGTATTAAACAGCATTTTATTAAATTCTATTTAAACTACAGTTCTTTATATTACAACAagaatttaattttgctttctttgctgTAGTGGAAGCAAACTCATTCATATATTCAAGATCATTTCTGTTCTTGCTTGACAATTGTTTGTGACTCTGTAacagtcttaatttttttttaacctgggttTCTGAAACACTGCTGCCAGGACCCCACCTGAGTGTCGTATGGAAAGAAGAGTTAGTGGAaatatccctggtggtccaag harbors:
- the LOC133048974 gene encoding interferon omega-1-like, which gives rise to MAKIYLLVAGVMLCSIPACSLDNKEISRHLRQMKTIPSQSCLEHRHDFKFPWRRENITSIQMTQGTCYHQLMLQQIFNLFTTESSWGAWNSALLDKLLSSLGQSLEKLGEVTLDCPDLAIDVRNYFQGIHLYLKGKAYSPCAWEVARVEIEKCLSLM